The genomic segment CACACGTGAACGATTTGATCCAGTTCTAAACACTGTGACAAGGAAAATCCTCTTATTGGTGAATTGGCCGTCTGAAAGCTCCAAACCTCTTTGTTTGCAGCGCAGTTTACTGAAGTTAAAAGGTCGGCTCTTTTCATGTTTCAGAGCGTTCGTATTGAATTCTGTGTTTCATCGTCCTCCCTGAAGGATGAGCTGCAGGCTTCACACAGCAGATAACGTATCACAACCAGTTTTTACTACAACAGTTCTCTGTGTCCATttcaattctgatctttcagaAGTACTGATGCTGCATGAGGGACCAGACAGTTTACACGTTTGGAGCGGAGTTCATCAAATGATCAATTCACCATCAGAGATCTGATCATGTAGAAACGTCTCTGCTGCCCAGTGAAAACTCTCAAACTCTTTTCAGCTGGAAACTGCCAAACAGGATGATTTGAGGGTTTTAACTGGCAGCAGCCGTTTGCTTTGAAAACCTAAATTCATGTCAGAATATTGAAGAACAGCTGTTTGGGGagctcagagtcacactgtgttcacagacaaacaccTGGTGACTCTTGATAACTGGtgttttttagatttgtttctctgtgtgaatgtgagctcACCTTTCATCACTATCGTCAACATTGATTTTCTATAGTTTAATATTCACCCATCCTCACCTCTCACTGACGGTGTCCTGATCAGTCCGCGACCCCCAACGTGAGCTTTGGCTGCTGGGAAGCGGAACTGACCTGGGATGGCAGCGTAGGCCTGGGGGGCGTAAAACACGGGTGCCCCGAGATACGCTGTCGACGGGTCGTACACCTGAGAAAACAATTGTTTAGATTCATCATGGAgtcacatgaacatgaacatgaatttaaatgttaaatgacaGATGTGTCCTGTATCTGTTTcctttggtttgtgtttgtccatAATTAAAATTCTCCTGTttcattttctggttttctgcatttctgcagtgtaatgactgaaagCTTCCACTTGATGGAGCCGTTTACCTCAGTCACATTACCTGTACATCAGAACAAATTCACCTGTTCATACCTTGTTGAACCTTAAAGGTCACACACTGCGTCCTTAACCCTTTAagttttctttagtttgttgGAGGTCAATTGAATCTATGTTCGTTACTGTCCtttataatgtttgtgtgcgtttAGTACAGTTCAAATAGAAAAAGTTTGAAGCTCACTACATGGGTGATATTCTGTAAATGCTGGGTGGGAAATCAATGTGTGTCACCTCTGAACCTGCGGATCTGTCCACAGACCTGCTTTCTCAGTTCAAGTCTTTGAGTATCTACAGTAAGTGTTGATTGGCTGCAGGCCGCTGCTTTGATGGGTTCTTTATATGACTCACATGAACCTGTTGTCAgaatttgtgttgtgttcagggTCCTACCTGTCCCAGCGTGTAGGCAGTGTAGTCGGGCTGCAGCAGAgatcctcctcgtcctcctgtCCCTCTGGTGTAACGAACGTAACTGTCCTTGTCCACCGGTTTGGCCAGAGTCACCTCGATAGGAGACCCATCCACGACCTGCAGGGAGGAGGGAAAACATGACTCTGGAAATCCCCTCATTACAGAGCACCACAACAACATGCAAAGCCGAGGAGAGGATGTCCCTACTTTCCCGTTGAGAGCATTCATGGCGCTGATGGCATCTTCTCTCTGAGTGAAGTGGACAAAGGCGTAATCTCTGATCTTCTTCACTCGCTCCACTGCACCTATGATCAGATATGATGGTTCTGATTGGTTACCAGCCCCCTGAAGCCAGCTCACCTTACAgtctatttttcatttgtgtcccACCACACATATCTGTGTTGGTGCATTCGAGGACAGTCGGATCTTTTACTGCTGTATTGTGGTGTGTTGTGGTACCTGGTTTGAGGCTGTTAAACTCCTTCTCTATGGTCTCCTCTGTAGTCTGCAGCATCAGGTTCCTGACGTACAGGATCTTGACAGTTGCCATTGTGTCCTCGTCCACCTCCACCTCAGGCTCTGCCCAGTCCACAGCAATGGCGTGACCCCACAGCTGAATACGACCTGAGAGACGAGGTGAGAACATGTGAACATGATAAACCTCATGTAACTGACACTTGTGCCTGTAGAACAACATGTCCAAACAGTAGTTCTCTTCACACAACAGAACCAGCAGCGACTCAGCATCTGCAGTTCATCCAGCCTGAGCTCAGCGTTGCACAAACATTATCTTCCTGTGGACGAGTAATAAACCTGTATCTCCAGCTTATCTGTGAGGCCTTCAGCTGTAGCTGAGGAGAAGCTGCTCGGCTTTATCAGGCAGCTTCAAGCTAACGTGTCTGAGACATGTTTCCTAACTCACAGAGTAAAACACGTTCAAAGAGCCTCAGGTAACAAACAGAAAGTAACAGGAGGTTCAAATGAGTTTATGTGTTCATCAGAGCTCATGCAGCTCTTCCTCTATTGGACACGGACCCAGAAACAGGCTGGGATCAGCTCATGCAGTCTGTCTAAAGCAGACTTTGACAGTTTTTATgatgttgtgtttagttttatgaGCTGTTGATACTTTAAGGGGATAATGATGGTACTTTGGCTGCTTTAAAATAACTTGTTAGCAGCTCTGATAATCAGCTTGTAGAGACTCCACCACACTCTGTTTTTAGATTGTATTGAAATGTCCATTTCCACAGTTCTCCAGCTGGCTGTCTTCTGTTAATCATCCTTgatgttaattaataaagtgGACTGAACCTGGCAGCAGTTTGCGGCGGGCCATCGCAGCTGCTCGGTGGCTCTCGTACTCGACAAAAGCAAAGCCTCTGTTCTTGGTCTTGTCTGCAGCACTGGGGTACACAATGACATCCACGACCCCGTCGGTGACCTTCCTCATCTCGCACAGAATCTCCTCGTGCTTCTTGGTTTTGGGAATTCCCCCCACAAACAGACGGCAGTTATCAACGCTGGCACAAACGCCGAGGAGGCGTCCGTTCCTGCAGGGGCGAAGAAACTTAGATTAACATCAAACCACAGAAGGTAAATGACAGCGTAGTGACAGGTAAAGTACAGTTACTGAGGCACTGATGGGTTCAAACAGCTGGTCGCTTGGTCGAGGTGTCAGAAGTACACAGCACTCAATACTATAGAAGTACTCCACTATTGTAGTGTCGGGCCACAGTACCACAGGAAATTCTTACTCTAAAACAGGGGCAGCTAGTCTTGATCCTTCAGGGCCACcgtcctgtgtgttttctaaccATCCCtgttcttccagcttctgattggctgaacacacctgatccaggtaatcagcagtggcTAGAACAGGAATATATGGAAAACGAGCAGATCTTCCCACTATAAAGGTGTTTAGGAGGGTTGATGAATGTAACTGTGTGGTTCTAAGGTTATTTGACTGTACCAGTAACAACTGATCAGCATTTCTGTGTTGTGATATGACTTCAACAAAGATGATTGACACGTCTGTAGGTCTGAGTCTGAAAGTTTGTAGTAGAGTAAAATAATAATGGaactaaagacaaaaaggatCCAAACTCGACCTGATCTCGTAGTTGTTGAGCTGCTTCATGGCTGTTTTGGCTTCCTGTTTGTTGCTGAAGGTGACAAAGGCGTAACCTCTGTTGTTCCCGTTAAAGTCCATCATCATCCTCACCTCATAGATCTTCCCAAACTAGAGCCAGGAAGAGTGAAGTtagagatgtgagaacatgtgGGAACATGGTATAACACTGTAGTTACAATCAGCAGGAGCCCCGTCTCCAaccctgtttctgtctgtccgTCACCTTCTCACACAGTGGGACCAGTTCGTCCTCAAACAGATCTCTGGGTAGTTTCCCCACAAAGATCTCGCTGCCCCTCTCTGGAGGTGGGCCGTCCCAGCCTGGAGGTGGGCCACCGTACCGCCGCTGACCGTTCTCCTGAGACACACCAGGAGAAAATCCAAATACAGTAAAGATCATTAAGCTGAAGACAAACTCCCTGATCTGAGCATCAAGTTTCAGGAAGTAAAACCTGAAATATCTTCTTCAAGGATTTAAAACCAGTCagaacagttttatttagaaCTGGAAGAAACTCCTGCTAAAAACAAAGATCTACAAAAAAAAGACTTTCAGACATGAGTCCAGGATGTTTGATTTGACTTCACCTGTCGTAGTTGGTATCCTGTGCGTTGCATTAGTCCTCGAAGCGCCGTCTCCTTCTGGGTCCCCGTCAGTCCGTCCCCGCTTGTTTTCTGATTGGATTCCATTGGGTGTGATTGACAGCAATATGTAAATCAGGGAAATTAGGGGTGCTCACTGgaaaacaaccaaacacaacctgtgttatttttgtctctctgttctgtgttgtttgaaTCATACAGGTGATTTTTAAGTACTCTGATTTAAAACCAAACTGGTGGGCCTCTTCTTGACTCGTACCAATGAGTCCTCCAGCTTGAGGTTGTCTGTTCCCACGCTCTCAGACAAAGTGACTTGTAGGTAGGAATTTATTAAGTTTACCAGAGTTTAAGGTCACTGGaggtgtctttgttttgtcataAAAACTTTCTTATGTATATCTCCCTAGACGTCATCAAGTGGTTGGTATTGATCATTAttaagctgctgctgctacaaacGATCTATATATTTTACAGGAAGGCATCCTCTGGCTGCTCCATCCTCCACCTAAAAACACCTTCACTATCCAGAaactctgtctgtttctctgtgtccttGCTTTATCAGCCctaataaatgtagtaaaatagCTCTTATCAGGTGTTGAGACAGCTTCAGGAAATGCATCGTTAACTCATTCAAACTATCAAAACCTCTGAGAATAAAACATGAGCTCCTTTTTCAGAACATCAACTGTGAGGAGCGGCTCCTGTTTCCACACAGAACGACCGTGTGTCCTCCGAGCTGAACCCTGCTGATCCTGGTTTCTTGCTCTCAACAACAGATACGAGTCGTATCTGAGCAGCAGAGAGGTCAAGGTCTGTTCGCTAATCATTGACAGAGACTCTGGACAGGCTGCAGTCTGACTGTCTGTTTCATCGGGGAAATTATGAGAGCTCTGTGGTAgatttacaaaacacacatttcagctcCTGCAGTCAACAGGAGTTAAATGTGTTAAACCAAGTCAGAGAACTGTCTGAAAACGTGCTCACTGGCACCAAAATCAGCATTTTGTAAGAACGTCCTCACTTtctaaaaatgtgaaactgttcCTGAAGAGCTCTGGAACAATCTACGTCAACGTCCAGAGGTTTGATGGGTTCAGTGTGAAATGTTGTATATAATGTAATTTATAATAAGGACGTTACCTACAAACATAATGTGAAGAAAACCATGGCTGAACCAGGTTTATTCTGTGTCTGATCCAAAGCAAAATGCTGTGTTAGCACAGTGACAGGTGGACAGATTGGACAACAAATGACTGATTCTGTGGTTCTTTAAGTGGAGAACTTGTGGGGACCGtaccctgtctctgtctcaccttCATGTTTTCATCTACGTTCTTACAACACAAcgattaaaaatacaaaagtcactttaatattaaaaatcatCCCTCATTTTACAACCATGTCCTCACTTTGCATCTAAAAATGTCCTCATTACACACATGAAGAAAGTCACCCATCGTGTTCCAAACCACATCACCCTGCTGCCACATGTGTATTCATCCGCTTGTGAAAATAGTACCCAACAAACACACCGATAAAAAAAGTTGTAGctgatgagtgtttgtctgcagccatcatcactgtgtgtgtgtgtctgtgtgtgtgtgtgtgaagtggctACTTACAGAAAACCCTTTGAACCTTAAAGAAAGGTTGATGTAATCAGCTTAATGCTAAACAGCCTGATACATCTTCACTGCATCCATTAgtatgatcacacacacacacacacacacacacacacacacacacacacacacacacacacacacacacacacacactttctttgcTCCTTTAACTTCAAAGAGAGAAACTCAACAGGCAAAATGAACATGAGCTCTTCACATCAGAGAAGGATGGACGGGcgagagacaaaagaaaacagagagagggtcGAGGTcatgagatgatgatgatgatgatgaagatgatgaagatgaacatcAGCACCTTTTCCTTTAAACCCACAGACGTGTTTGTAACTGTGGATCCAGTGATTTGCTGTGAACGGTTGAATGAAGGGAGCAGATTTAAAGGTTTGAAGGTGAACTGTTGATCAATACGGACGAGTGTttgacaccaacacacacaagctgcctCCAGGAAAACAGCTCTTCAGCTGAATCAAGAAACATTTTCCCTCCAACAAAACTGAGCACATAATTCAAAGGGGTAATTGTGAAAGCCGAAACAGTTGTTAATGTCAGTTCACCCTCACTAATTTAActagaacaataataatagacCTAATAATATTGTGTTGGTGGAGCTGACGACTCCTCTGCTGCTTCCCAGAGGATCAGACCAtgaaaccaaagaagaagaCGTGAAGAAACTGTCAGCAGTAGATCAACTTCTCTAGTagcttctttatttctttgctgAGTATTAGATTGATCTCATATTAATGAACTCAGTGGAGACTATCGTCATTTCTTTGAATAACATCTCTCAATACAAATGAGAATACATGATGTAAAATCTAATAACCTGCTGATCGTGGCTCCGTCCAAAAAGCGGAACGTTCATCTGTTTAgtaaatgagaataaaaaccCTGAAAACCCTTTAACATGTTGGATCGGGTTAAATCCACACTTCCAGTGTTTCATCACAgcacttctgttttctctgatcAACTTTCTGTCACTGGCGCCTCAGACCTGAACTAATCACTTGTATTTAAATGGGTGACCTCCTACGATTCATCAAATCTGCCTTATCAGCCAGTTTCAGCTCTGTCACATTAATCTCAGTCGTCGTGTCCGTAGTTAAACATTCAtcagtgacacagcagcagtccGAACACAGCACAGGCTTCATCCTCACAAACCCAACTgtccaa from the Anabas testudineus chromosome 19, fAnaTes1.2, whole genome shotgun sequence genome contains:
- the a1cf gene encoding APOBEC1 complementation factor isoform X1 — protein: MESNQKTSGDGLTGTQKETALRGLMQRTGYQLRQENGQRRYGGPPPGWDGPPPERGSEIFVGKLPRDLFEDELVPLCEKFGKIYEVRMMMDFNGNNRGYAFVTFSNKQEAKTAMKQLNNYEIRNGRLLGVCASVDNCRLFVGGIPKTKKHEEILCEMRKVTDGVVDVIVYPSAADKTKNRGFAFVEYESHRAAAMARRKLLPGRIQLWGHAIAVDWAEPEVEVDEDTMATVKILYVRNLMLQTTEETIEKEFNSLKPGAVERVKKIRDYAFVHFTQREDAISAMNALNGKVVDGSPIEVTLAKPVDKDSYVRYTRGTGGRGGSLLQPDYTAYTLGQVYDPSTAYLGAPVFYAPQAYAAIPGQFRFPAAKAHVGGRGLIRTPSVREIYMTVPVGAAGVRGLGGRGYLAYTAGGGVVGRGGSGGASYSLKADKQVEEKLYDLLPGMELTPMNPAAMSLKAAAIKPAPQVLEELCQKNNWGQPVYQLHSAIGPDQRQLFLYKITIPALATQYPNVHPFTPAKLCAAVEEAKVHAAEYTLQTLGLQTEGAADTSCATAAAVASVAFPGYTLASPASTAVASQLKQAVSLGQDLTTYTTYEGYPAFAVATRHTDGYGVF
- the a1cf gene encoding APOBEC1 complementation factor isoform X2; translated protein: MESNQKTSGDGLTGTQKETALRGLMQRTGYQLRQENGQRRYGGPPPGWDGPPPERGSEIFVGKLPRDLFEDELVPLCEKFGKIYEVRMMMDFNGNNRGYAFVTFSNKQEAKTAMKQLNNYEIRNGRLLGVCASVDNCRLFVGGIPKTKKHEEILCEMRKVTDGVVDVIVYPSAADKTKNRGFAFVEYESHRAAAMARRKLLPGRIQLWGHAIAVDWAEPEVEVDEDTMATVKILYVRNLMLQTTEETIEKEFNSLKPGAVERVKKIRDYAFVHFTQREDAISAMNALNGKVVDGSPIEVTLAKPVDKDSYVRYTRGTGGRGGSLLQPDYTAYTLGQVYDPSTAYLGAPVFYAPQAYAAIPGQFRFPAAKAHVGGRGLIRTPSVREIYMTVPVGAAGVRGLGGRGYLAYTAGGGVVGRGGSGGASYSLKADKQVEEKLYDLLPGMELTPMNPAAMSLKAAAIKPAPQVLEELCQKNNWGQPVYQLHSAIGPDQRQLFLYKITIPALATQYPNVHPFTPAKLCAAVEEAKVHAAEYTLQTLGLQTEGAADTSCATAAAVASVAFPGM